The sequence below is a genomic window from Anopheles bellator unplaced genomic scaffold, idAnoBellAS_SP24_06.2 scaffold00238_ctg1, whole genome shotgun sequence.
GTCCCCTTGCAGGAAGTGGCGGGCtcaagcgaaacaaaagcacTGCGGCACGGCGCGCGCGTTGCGTGCACACACGGGAGAAGCCGGACAACGCAATAGGAGAACGTTCGCGCCACTCGGCCACCGGATGACTGAATTTGATGGACTGAATTTTGCGCTCTGCACAGTGAAAGGGTTAACCCGCCGCTCACTCACGGTCGGGCTCTCTCACTTCACTTTTGTCCTCGGGGACATCTTCGCGGGGATCAGGGCTTTGGGTATTTAAGTGAAAGAATTAAATTAGAATTAAAGTTACAATAAGATAGATTACACTTACGATgtaaaaagagacgaatgtaAGGCTTAAAATAAATCTTGTACAAGAAAAACGTGTGTTGCTCTACGCGGCTCTCGCGCTGCGGTCTTTCtgcctctctttcgctctctgccgctgccggtagCCAAGCCAACCAATACACGCGCACACGGAATGCGCACCATTTGCCCGCGGAATCTAACGTCACGCCGCGCGACCGGCAGACCGCGCCACGTGGCCCCAAggggaaaaggaaattatTCTTACGGTCTGGATAAGGGTTGAACGGTGCTGGCCCTTTAGAAAAGCACTCCGTAGTGAGGCTCTGGACTATAAATTGCCCAATTGGGCTTCGATCGCTAATTGATAGCTTTGTAGCAGATACTAAATTTCTCTCttcatttttcccatttctctAGATCGATTCATTCTATGTTCCCCTCACAAACAGAAAAGATTGGTACAccattttgtgaatgaaatcaTTAAACTCATGATCGTCTGGATCGTTCATGGCGCATTTATCATTTAAGAGACTTTGAAAGTAACGCTTGCTTCTTCTCTTGGAGTGAgaattgttaattttttgaTTTGTGTACTGTAAGCATTTGTGTAAGAaggcattttttaaattgtgcaCCGATGGTGTAATCCGGATTAAGTGCAAAGCGAATTAAGCGAAAGGATAACgtgatcaaataaaaaataaatcaatcataaaGTTTCTAATCATAATAGGTAGAAAATAGTAATTAAATAATATAAGTAAATAAacgggtgatgatgatggggcgtGAGAAAATTATATATGGTAGTAAAATAATAGTAAACTGAAATTATGACACTGTTGAGTCCTGTGAACTGTACTGTCGAGAACGAATTGAAATAAACTCCATGTTCGCTTCATCCTTATTTTTGGTTGCTAGGTCTAATCGAATTCTTTCCAGGTAGCATAATTTAAAGCTTTAATTTAAAGCATAAAGAGAATCGCTTCAATAGATAGAACCATGAATGATGAGACACCAAACCTTCAAGCAAAAACTGATGGAGAGTTTCGGCTTGTTGCGCTGAAAAAATGCGTCAAGAAGCTGTTCTAGCAATGATCTTGTATCGAAATTGCCACCCGCCAAATGTCTTCGGTTGTAAACCTGTGGTGGCTCGCGAAatgcaaaagtgcaaacatGCAACATCAGTCATGGGATCATTAGTCCCATGCAAATATCGCACCAAGGACCGgtcatttgaataaatcgcGTGCTGCAACAGTGGAGCCCCTGCACGCCCAGCAAATCGACTGTTTCCACGCTATGGAAACGCAGCGTGATTGCTCACATTAGGCGTCGGTTGTTTATTCGCTTTACTACTTAATTTGTTTGACTTCGCCCGTCACGCTGCGAATTCGGTCAGTTCCTTTTTCGTAAAACCAACAGTACACGGTGATGAAATGCCGAAACCTTTTCTGTGGCACGCTTCAAAATAGGAACCATTGTTTATTGCTAAGCTTTCTATCCGTTTTGGAATCTTCCAAAATACACGTTGCGCATTCTTCTGAATGTTTACTTCGTTTTCTTACCCTCGTACACGGTGAACCGTGGCCTGTCGGCGCCGACCCACCGCGGGTTCTTCAGGCCTGCGTCAATCTCCCGGTTGATCTCCTCGTACCGCGCCAGCATCACGTTTCGCGTCCGTTCGATCAGCGGTTGCATTTTCAGCGGCAATGGGTAGCGAGCGCCCTCTAGTGTTCGATGTTGAAAACACTCAATTaaagcgcgcgcgctgtgCTGCTCGATTGAATGCTTCTCGCTGGGCTAGCCGTTTTTGATGTTCAAATGGGCGGAAAAATGGATCGTTTTTGGATTCTGCCAGTGGTGGCATAATGCAAatgattgaaagaaaaaagaaactgccACGGGATGGGCGATAGAGCAGTAGTAACATTACACAAAACTACACCAACCAAAATGCGTTCAACggaaacaataatcaaattgTGAGCAtggcagagagagatagcgagcGACTGGGAGACATGTGTGCATTAACAAATGCAAACCCATTCATTTAgagaaacaaacattaatgATATCGACGGTGGGGCAGCTGATACATCGCCCCGCCAGTATATTGAAGGTTTACTctttccgcgcgcgcgctgtttTTCGCGGTGAGCTTTTgatgtgcgtttttttttgtaatcgTACCGAGGGAAGGCGAGCGAGATTCGCCGCTGGAAGCTTCCACTTGTAAATAGTAACACGCATTCGTATCGGTATCCTGTAACGATAAGCTACTCTTTACACACAGAAAAACACACCTAAACTCTCACgtttcaccagcagcagtatggTAAAGTAACGGTAAAAGTTATCATAATCAATCGCGCGTACGTTTCGTATCCTATATAGCTAGTTAGCGTATGAAATTTAGGGCTTTAAACGACGTCCGCCAAGAAGGTGTGTCAGCCGCTCTTCTAACCTCCATCGACCACTATCGTGACGATTTTCTTCATATGTTAACAAAAAGAAActgttcgattgtttgtcgCTTCTAAAGCTTTAATGAGTTCTGTTCCAGCTACACCGCGATCCTTTAATGTATCCTGCTCCTGTCTCAATGTGGCCCGCTCTGTGGCCCGCTGTCCATGTGTTGTAAAATAGTGAAGAATAATTTTCCCGCTTTGTACTGTTCCCGTTTCCTCCTATTTTTAATAGTTTTTCATTGTGCTGTAAAGTATAGGGCCTCCGCCGTTTGTATTCTCCCCATCAGCCATCAATCGATCCGTAAACTCATGGAACTCGTGATTGTTGTTGAATTGATTGAACAATTGTCGCGTCCAGTGGGGCCACGATCCTGTacaaatgtttaaattgaTCCTGtacaaatgtttcaattgaTCCTGTacaaatgtttcaattcaatctAACATTCCGGGTCTGGTTCTGGGGGCTATCTCCAATCGAACTCGACCGAGATCCGTTGGTAGATGTTGGCGAAACTTTGCCCCGagcgtttcattttaatcaGCAGCACGAACATCATGTAAAGTTTGTCAATGTCACGGTCTACCTTCCGTTGAAGGTAAAGTGCTCGTTCATGATGGCCTGGCCTGTTTCAACCCAACGGTGTTCGAAATCCTAAAAGTAGAATGGTAAAAGTAGTAAAAGAGTAAAAAATAGTTAAAGAGAAATAAACATGAAACTACACGGTTGCAGAACATACTCCCACTTCATTTCGAACTGGCAACATTTCACTCAGTAGGCTGGGAGACTGACAGGCTGGCAATATGAGGGGGATAAAAGAGCGCAACGAGTGGGCGCATGGGCTCAAATCCAGGAAAGCTGCACGAGccgtgaaaactggcgtaaaattataatgtcaaaaacatttcgtcacgcttcgtgtagcgccaCAGATTCAGTTGATCTTCAAACGTTCAGACCAACATGAAGTTGTAGTGGTGCCAGCAGTATCGGTATGGTATGGGTGCCGACAGTAAAGCGCAAGGCGCTAGTGTGCGTGCAACGACAGGTAACAGAATGCGCACGCGTCTTTTCAAACCAGACGCTCGTCTGTCACTCTAGTTTTTCCGCGACACCATTAACCACGATTACGTCGTAAAGCGCGTGTGGTTGTTTGCTATACTGGTGACCCTAAGAACAAGCGAACGCAGTGAACTTTAGTAGCCTTTTTGGAACACAATTGAACTTTATTATTGTGAGCCTCTAAAACCTAATAGAACACTCTGGAAATCTCTGGCAGACACAGTGAATGAAGGTGTGCTGGTGTTCGCGGAATCGGAAGATCGAACTGTGAAGCTGCGCATTTAGCGTGCAGCAATTTGGAAAGTCCTGTGAACTCTCCCGTGACTGCACATCTTCCTCCGGCGTCCACCGCGAAACTGTGAGTAGTAGTATAGTATATTTCcgatgttttagttttttaaaatttacagTCGGCAAACTCCGCTTTGGCAACCCCCACTGATTGCGTAGTCGataacgctcttcgctgtcagcgcagctggccagggttcgaatcccgggatcggttgttactcaaccggccatggtttcgattcccgttACCGGCGTTGAtagaggggggttggcgcgggaccaacaaccccgcccgtaaaaacgaactgttacggatagcacctCGGATAAtttacattaacattgtctctggtgcaggccaagaccgcacagcggttgtagtgccaaagaagaaggagagaaagaaactCCGCTTTGAATGGGTACAGCTTTGCTTTTCTACATTGATTGGAGCATTTTAACCTATCATAGGTGACACGCATTGTTGGTTTTTAATACCGTTTTTGGTGGCAGGAAGGTAGTGCAGGAAAAACTTCTGAAAAAACCTGGTTCTGTCAccgtcaaaacgtttacggctcggccgaggcgtaaacccgagcgtaataatttttttcatacgctttgcttacaaacagaggataatttatgttcttatttgctggtatagcaacaaaataaaaaaacaacagaaaataatattcagaaatcaatttatttctcttctatttctattttctcgaatcgaaaacacgaacgtaaacacgtttcacatttcgtttttatatttttggtgccacacgaagcgtaaacagtttgacattaataattaattttacgccagttttcacgcttcgtgtagcgccaTAGGTTGGTTTTAAGATTAACTTAAACGAAACTTAATTATATCCTTATCTAACTTAAGACTATTAAGCTTATTTCCTTACTAGTTTACATTTGGTTGAGCGTGTTGGGTAGTTATGTCCTGTCCCAGATGTCTGTCTGGATGTCCCAGATGTATATATTGAATTTATATTGAGAAAGGACAAGAATTGGTGCGTAGTGGAAAGAGACGGTTGAAAACCGTATTGTATGGGCAGTATCTCTTTCTACCTGTTGACCTCTTGATACTcacggtttttgttttttattttatacaagCACTACCCGATTGCGACCGATCCGACAGTGAACTCCAACTTTGACAGTGAACTCcgttcaaaataaaaatagtcgTACAAAGTGTTCGCGTTAGCAAGCAGAAAAATGTATCCTAAACGGCGGGCACTTCAAAAAAACGCCAAGCCAAGCTGTTACGAGTATCACGGAGATAGCTACCCAAGGTTTGACAATAACAAACTGGAATCCGCTCGTCAAGTGTTAAACAGTGGCACGGAAGATCAACGTGAAACGGCGGCCGCACTGGCCCACAAAATGACGGAGATCTCCAACAACAGCCCGGACATAAGTATAGCGCAATTGCAGCAACAACTGCTGTGCGCGTTGAGTCAACATGTACCGTGCATTCCGCTGGATCcacgggcggcggtggtccaGGATTGGaacatcgaaccgatcgaaatcCGGGACAATTCTGATAGAGTTATCGGGCACTTTTGGCACCGTGGTTTACGTAAGTTCGCCTTATCATAGATTTATCATATTACATTACATGTGCGATCTATTATTACAGAAAACACACTTAGCGAACTCAACCTATCCAGCAGTGCTACTTTGGATCTCCACGTGAAAGGCGTGCCATTGGAGCGTGCCGAAAAGAGTGCTGGACTGCAAGCATGGACTATTTATGCAAGGGAACATGAAGCACGCAAATCACCGGGCGAACCTTTCGTCCTAAGTGTCTTTTGTAGTACCTTAAAACCAGAGGCGCACCAACTGCTCGGCACGCTTGGCCGGGAAATAGAAGATTCTCGTGCAGGAAATCCGGAGTGTTGTGTTAAGATCAGAGCACTGCTTTCTGACACTGTGGCACGCGCGATCGTTAAAGGTAGGTTCCCGGCGTCTTGTTACAGTTTcctaatttcatttcgttttcattataATTACAGAGACGGTGCAACAAATTGGCTACTTTGGGTGCACAAAATGCACCATCCAGGGTATCCACAGGGAAGGCATCAGCAGTGTGTCGTTCCACGACACTACGACATGTGAACTGCGAACAAATGCCAAATTTGTGGAATTCAAGTACGTTCCCTTTCATCATGCACCCAAGGTGCAAGGTGAGATTCCGCTAAAGGCATTCGGAATTGACCTAATCAAGGACGTGACAATTGGGGACGATCGGCACTTACTGCATTTAGGGGTTACCAAAACCTTTGTTGAAACAttcgtatttggtcggcaTAAAATCGCCAAAATAGAAGATGTCGAGTTGGATTGGCTGCAGAAACAATTGCAAAAAGTCAACTTTCCGCATGAAAGGAAACACAGACGCTTCACCAATCTTAGCATGTGGTGGCCACATTGGATGTGGGCGTTCATGCTAGATGTTGTTGGAATTGTGCTACTAAATGCAGTGCTACCCAAAGAGCACTTTAAAATTTACAATGATTTACATTGGGCGGTTGCAATTTGCAACCGGAcccgcaacaaaaaattattgaaGTTTGCTCACGAATTATTCCAACAATTCGTTTCAAGGTACTACAGGGCAGTCGACTTTGTACCTAGCAACATACACAACCTCCTTCATCTAGTGCCGGAGGTTAGAGATAAGGGTCCGTTGCCATTTCAGTCAACTAACCCTTTCGAAGATATCCTTCGCACCATCAGCCAAACGATGGATTCAAACGACAGTGAACAAGCGATTCGTCACGTGGTAACGACTCTTCTGCTGCACGAAAAAACACGCTCCCCTCGTCTCCCCCTCGTTGATGGAGGCCCCGTCCCTACGGAGAACGGCCTCAGAATTCAAGTGAGAGAAAACTTCTTGCTAAGAAGCCACGAGATATCGCCAAACGAAGCCGATTCATGGTTTTTAACGTCGGATTATCAAGTTGTGAAGTTCAGACGAGCTTCGCGACTGCAATGTGGTCGGCTAGTTATAGAAGGCCATCATTTGGCCAAAGAAGCGGAGAAGGGTTACGCACATTGGTGCGATTTGCCGCCAGAATACaacgttttcatcacaaaAGCACAAATATCACAGAATTTGCGGGAGTTTTTTGTTGACGAACTATTATGCAAACTTTGTGTGATAGATTTGCCCCTTTACAGGGCGTTTGTTCCGTTGTTCGAGTCGTTCGAACCAGAAGTTTAAGTTttcaaatcatcatcatcatcacaggTAATATTTTTGGCGGCCAAGTTCCATCAACTGGGaatatttaattgtttaataTTCCCATATGAAACATAtgttttaatatgttttatttgatatttaatttaattgtttaattctTCCAGCGCGGAAACAGCGAACATCACCCTTTATCGCGCCCTGTACGGCTCTCGGTACGCCGCCGAAGCCGCCACGATTAATCTGGCTCCCGGCTTCGAGTGCTCTCCTTTCTAAGGACGAtcagcatcgccagcatcatcatcatcagtgtcATAAACACCAATAGTGTCCGATGCTCGTTTTTGCGCCATAGTCTAGCGGGGAAGAGCAGCATTGTGTACCACTTTCAGCACGTTCAGGCAAGCGCCGTAAATCAATTACCTCGTTGTAAAGTGGACCTTACGCTGCGAGCACAACAGAGTTCCCAGTGAGTCCTCCATGCTACAGACAAACAACTAAGTTACCCCGGAGTCTTGGCTGGAGTGGATTAGATTGCAGAAAAGCGGTTCCGCACGGTCACGCGGCCAGTTAATGTGGTCCCTCTATTCATCGCATCTCGAAACCACAACCAATCTTAACCGGACGGCAACGCACAGGGTGGCTCCCGGAGCTTAATGCAGGCGATTTGCCGTTCGACAGCAATGAATTCTCCGGCTGCGACGGGACaagggcacggcacggttctTTTATCATCCCGCAAAACCTTGACGAAACGGAAGAGGACAATAtcccgccggcaccggaaccaccgtcGGCCCAGCTCATTCCGGCAATCATCGCCGAGTTGTCTCCCACGTTCGAGCGGGCAGCGCTGGTGAACGAAATCCTGACGACCCCGGCCGAGGACGTGGCCGATCCGGTCGACGGCAAGAAGATCTCGATCGCGGTCTACCTGGGGCAACCGGATTCGTTCCCGAAGTACGCGG
It includes:
- the LOC131214200 gene encoding LOW QUALITY PROTEIN: protein sickie-like (The sequence of the model RefSeq protein was modified relative to this genomic sequence to represent the inferred CDS: inserted 2 bases in 1 codon); translation: MYPKRRALQKNAKPSCYEYHGDSYPRFDNNKLESARQVLNSGTEDQRETAAALAHKMTEISNNSPDISIAQLQQQLLCALSQHVPCIPLDPRAAVVQDWNIEPIEIRDNSDRVIGHFWHRGLQNTLSELNLSSSATLDLHVKGVPLERAEKSAGLQAWTIYAREHEARKSPGEPFVLSVFCSTLKPEAHQLLGTLGREIEDSRAGNPECCVKIRALLSDTVARAIVKETVQQIGYFGCTKCTIQGIHREGISSVSFHDTTTCELRTNAKFVEFKYVPFHHAPKVQGWLPELNAGDLPFDSNEFSGCDGTRARHGSFIIPQNLDETEEDNIPPAPEPPSAQLIPAIIAELSPTFERAALVNEILTTPAEDVADPVDGKKISIAVYLGQPDSFPKYAEEMNECDNFYHSSPDDDEDSKLEGGGKAGWSSFSVGTDLEANEFIIAYTYISGKTTWQNLDYIVRKTFKDYLSRIDPGTNLGLNTDSITSYHLGEAKRGPEMGFPELLPCGYIIGNVKTLYICLQGVGSLAFDSLILRNIVHRYIXVLCGPSGTGKSYLARKLAEFLVARAGCDNPIEAIATFNVDHKSSKELQQYLGHIAEQASMANAAAEDLPAVIILDNLHHASALGDVFSCLLSATASKLPCIIGTMSQATCNTTNLQLHHNFRWVLTATHMEPVKGFLGRFLRRKLFTVELHNQQQQPQLEKVLKWLPTVWQHINSFLETHSSSDVTIGPRLFLSCPMNLPDSQVWFTDVWNFSAGS